The following coding sequences lie in one Fimbriiglobus ruber genomic window:
- a CDS encoding DUF1559 domain-containing protein yields the protein MFEAKKGSRGSGLASFALRKTGFTLIELLVVIAIIAILIGLLLPAVQKVREAAARSRCQNNVKQIGIGVHNFQGTYGKVPPVEGAANGQTNPYTNRPTQNPDGTAGSIFYYLLPYIEQGPLYTQANGNSMNLTGIIVNTYICPSDASQNSAPTGCGVMQAENIQRDGYGSACYAANVMVFDPRGPLSIQIAMPDGTSNTVCFAERFKNCSPTSANGGGCTLPAWAWNTTVNGGDPWTSPTFGSQNSGIPNSPNMNDGGANITNPVFATASAITTGTIAFQGGPSIAACNWYVTQGGHTGSMIVGMGDGSVRTVSGSMSAQTWMNACTPNDGNTLGSDW from the coding sequence GTGTTCGAGGCAAAGAAGGGTTCGCGGGGGAGTGGGCTGGCATCATTCGCACTTCGGAAAACCGGGTTCACGCTGATCGAACTGCTGGTCGTGATCGCGATCATTGCCATCCTGATCGGGTTGCTCCTGCCCGCGGTCCAGAAGGTCCGCGAGGCCGCCGCCCGCAGCCGGTGCCAAAACAACGTCAAGCAGATCGGCATTGGCGTCCACAACTTCCAGGGTACGTACGGTAAAGTCCCGCCGGTCGAAGGCGCCGCCAACGGCCAGACCAACCCTTACACCAACCGCCCGACCCAAAATCCGGACGGGACCGCGGGCTCCATCTTCTACTACCTCCTGCCCTACATCGAGCAGGGCCCGCTCTACACGCAGGCCAATGGCAACTCGATGAATTTGACCGGCATCATCGTAAACACGTACATCTGCCCGTCCGACGCGTCTCAGAATTCGGCCCCCACCGGCTGTGGTGTGATGCAAGCCGAAAATATCCAGCGGGACGGGTACGGGTCGGCCTGCTACGCGGCCAACGTCATGGTCTTCGACCCGCGCGGCCCCCTTTCGATCCAGATCGCCATGCCGGACGGGACGTCCAACACCGTCTGCTTCGCGGAACGGTTCAAGAATTGTTCGCCCACCTCGGCCAACGGCGGCGGGTGTACTCTTCCAGCCTGGGCCTGGAACACCACCGTGAACGGCGGCGACCCGTGGACGAGCCCGACCTTCGGGTCGCAGAACTCGGGGATTCCGAACTCGCCCAATATGAACGACGGCGGGGCGAATATCACTAACCCGGTCTTCGCCACGGCGTCCGCAATCACGACAGGCACGATCGCGTTCCAGGGCGGCCCGTCGATCGCCGCTTGCAACTGGTACGTCACCCAGGGCGGGCACACGGGAAGTATGATCGTCGGAATGGGCGACGGCAGCGTCCGGACGGTCTCCGGCAGTATGTCTGCCCAAACCTGGATGAACGCATGCACGCCGAACGACGGTAACACGCTCGGGAGTGACTGGTAA